The following are encoded together in the Gordonia insulae genome:
- a CDS encoding heme-binding protein: protein MTIIEDPRQTTVTSVADANARTVEMATAGDPDLGQLAALPGTWANEPNLVGRGWNLIALPFATAPGEGFNYRVLVNQYNEVLKFSLVDKNVPNRGIARNGTTVEADQEVGTLDYEQSIKQMIAADFPVSGLAGAPSAAIHHEPGLFLFMQDHTNGGPTIGRLATIPHGDAVLALGIADTEPGPPEIDDVNALPIGVDDDLDSPYMAPYRHFVDNHFQGKLDPTDVAGLLRTANEGVNIIETTTIELDTTTATGGISNIPFVVNQANATEMKSTFWIQKIDDNGTPKLRLQYMQVVMLEFFPRRDGGPGLVKWPHITFNTMEKVSDTTDPGYGAIELGMRPVD, encoded by the coding sequence ATGACAATCATCGAAGACCCGCGACAGACCACGGTGACCTCGGTCGCAGACGCCAACGCCCGGACCGTCGAGATGGCCACGGCGGGTGACCCGGATCTCGGCCAACTGGCTGCTCTGCCCGGCACCTGGGCCAACGAGCCGAATCTGGTCGGGCGTGGCTGGAACCTCATCGCCCTGCCATTCGCCACAGCGCCGGGTGAAGGATTCAACTATCGCGTTCTCGTCAACCAGTACAACGAGGTGCTGAAGTTCAGTCTGGTCGACAAGAACGTCCCGAATCGCGGAATCGCCCGCAACGGTACGACGGTGGAGGCGGACCAGGAGGTCGGCACCCTCGACTACGAGCAATCGATCAAACAGATGATCGCGGCGGACTTCCCGGTGAGCGGATTGGCCGGCGCCCCGAGCGCCGCGATCCACCACGAGCCGGGTCTGTTTCTGTTCATGCAGGACCACACGAATGGTGGGCCGACCATCGGTCGATTGGCGACCATCCCGCACGGCGACGCGGTCCTCGCGCTCGGCATCGCCGATACCGAGCCGGGGCCGCCGGAGATCGATGATGTGAACGCGTTGCCCATCGGGGTGGACGACGATCTCGATTCGCCGTATATGGCGCCCTATCGCCACTTCGTCGACAACCATTTCCAGGGAAAGCTCGACCCGACAGACGTCGCCGGGCTGCTCCGCACGGCGAACGAGGGCGTGAACATCATCGAGACCACCACCATCGAGCTCGACACGACCACGGCAACCGGAGGAATCTCGAACATCCCGTTCGTGGTGAACCAGGCCAATGCCACCGAGATGAAATCGACGTTCTGGATTCAGAAGATCGATGACAACGGAACCCCGAAGCTGCGGCTGCAGTACATGCAGGTCGTCATGCTCGAGTTCTTCCCGCGTCGCGACGGCGGTCCGGGACTCGTCAAGTGGCCACACATCACCTTCAACACGATGGAGAAGGTCAGCGACACAACCGATCCCGGGTACGGCGCGATCGAGCTCGGGATGCGCCCGGTCGACTGA
- a CDS encoding enoyl-CoA hydratase/isomerase family protein — MTAEPVTEAAESLVTQDGAVLTIAVSTPAAGTSLADDALIEGAAALREVARGEREVGAILLVGTGANFCAGGNVRAFASAEHRPTYLRGLAENFHAFVTALHDADRPVVAAVKGWAAGAGMSLVLHADVAIGGSSTRMRPAYRGIGLSPDGGLTWTLPRIVGPARARHIILTDQIIDADRALAWGLLADLVADEQVDAEARAAAEKIAAGPWGSDAATRSLLTRSATVSLIEQLSAEAQSISALSGTPEGIEGVDAFIAKRTPDFAAARTS; from the coding sequence ATGACCGCAGAGCCTGTAACCGAAGCCGCCGAATCCCTCGTCACGCAGGACGGCGCCGTCCTCACGATCGCCGTGTCCACCCCGGCTGCGGGGACCTCGCTCGCCGACGACGCCCTGATCGAGGGTGCCGCGGCACTGCGCGAAGTCGCGCGTGGCGAGCGCGAGGTCGGGGCGATTCTGCTCGTCGGTACCGGCGCGAACTTCTGTGCGGGCGGAAACGTCCGCGCCTTCGCCTCGGCCGAGCACCGGCCGACCTACCTCCGTGGACTCGCCGAGAACTTCCACGCCTTCGTGACCGCCCTCCACGACGCCGACCGTCCGGTCGTCGCGGCGGTCAAGGGCTGGGCGGCCGGCGCCGGGATGAGTCTGGTGCTGCACGCCGACGTCGCGATCGGCGGATCGTCGACCCGTATGCGCCCCGCGTACCGCGGCATCGGGCTCTCGCCCGACGGCGGACTGACCTGGACGCTCCCCCGCATCGTCGGTCCCGCGCGCGCCCGGCACATCATCCTGACCGACCAGATCATCGACGCGGATCGGGCTCTCGCCTGGGGGCTGCTGGCCGACCTCGTCGCCGACGAGCAGGTCGACGCCGAAGCTCGCGCGGCGGCCGAAAAGATCGCCGCGGGTCCCTGGGGTTCGGACGCGGCCACCCGATCCCTGCTCACCCGCTCGGCCACTGTGTCGCTGATCGAGCAGCTCTCCGCCGAGGCTCAGTCGATCTCCGCGTTGTCGGGCACCCCGGAGGGGATCGAGGGAGTCGACGCGTTCATCGCCAAGCGCACCCCCGACTTCGCCGCCGCCCGCACGTCCTGA
- a CDS encoding DAK2 domain-containing protein, protein MASVFDGGLTRTMNPQLLRDWAHAAVEGLDGLRGEINDLNVFPIPDSDTGSNMLFTMAAAAAAVDEVPDDAGIAAVARKMADGAVAQARGNSGIILSQILVGLADAAELVPDETQMTFNQLWSSGLRLGSLAAVRAVSEPREGTVLTVIRIGAETAAVNFAESAGDLARAVADDCAEALERTPEQLPELADAGVVDAGGRGFLALADAMVAVLTGVAQRRRRYRGILLGGGDPGHQQNDGCSGSSEMDFEVMYSLDGAAGDQVGSLRETLNELGDSVVIVGDSSAGEGERFSVHVHTCEPGKAVEAGVIRGPVTDIRISCFALDAIRSQVDTAEPPPRHKRAVVAVVTGEGAAELFSEAGAVVLRADDGLTPEALVDAIRATDSAHVVVMANGKLASQDLVTVTAATRSTLRSVVFLPTSSMVQCLSALAVHDASESPDADTYAMAEAAAGTRWGSLVRARAKIMTLAGTCEVGDVLGLIGSDVLVIAPDQTGAATALVDLMMTTGGEMVTVMAGSQVDDAALDAVELQMRRSYAGVELAVYRTGQSDQLLQIGVE, encoded by the coding sequence ATGGCGTCCGTGTTCGACGGTGGTCTCACCAGGACGATGAACCCGCAGCTCCTGCGGGACTGGGCGCACGCCGCGGTGGAGGGCCTCGATGGCCTGCGCGGCGAGATCAACGATCTGAACGTCTTCCCGATCCCCGATTCCGACACCGGCAGCAACATGCTCTTCACCATGGCGGCCGCCGCGGCCGCCGTCGACGAGGTCCCCGATGATGCGGGCATCGCAGCGGTGGCGCGCAAGATGGCCGACGGCGCGGTCGCACAGGCGCGGGGCAACTCCGGCATCATCCTCTCGCAGATCCTCGTCGGACTCGCGGATGCCGCGGAGCTGGTGCCCGACGAGACACAGATGACCTTCAACCAGTTGTGGTCGTCGGGTCTGCGGCTCGGTTCGCTGGCTGCCGTCCGTGCGGTGAGCGAACCACGCGAGGGCACGGTGCTCACGGTGATCAGGATCGGGGCCGAGACGGCGGCGGTGAACTTCGCGGAATCCGCCGGCGATCTGGCACGGGCCGTCGCGGACGATTGCGCGGAGGCGCTCGAGCGGACCCCCGAGCAGTTGCCGGAACTCGCCGACGCGGGTGTGGTGGATGCCGGTGGCCGAGGATTCCTCGCGCTCGCCGACGCGATGGTGGCGGTGCTGACCGGTGTCGCGCAGCGTCGGCGACGCTATCGCGGGATCCTTCTCGGCGGTGGCGACCCCGGGCATCAGCAGAACGACGGCTGCTCGGGCAGCAGCGAGATGGATTTCGAGGTGATGTACAGCCTCGACGGTGCGGCCGGCGATCAGGTCGGGTCCCTGCGCGAGACGCTGAACGAGCTCGGCGATTCGGTGGTGATCGTCGGCGACAGCTCGGCCGGTGAGGGAGAGCGGTTCTCGGTGCACGTGCACACCTGCGAGCCGGGTAAGGCGGTCGAGGCCGGGGTGATCCGCGGGCCCGTCACCGACATCCGGATCAGCTGCTTCGCGCTCGACGCGATCCGGTCGCAGGTCGACACGGCCGAGCCGCCGCCCCGACACAAGCGGGCGGTGGTGGCGGTGGTCACGGGTGAGGGTGCGGCCGAGTTGTTCTCGGAGGCCGGCGCCGTGGTGTTGCGGGCCGACGACGGTCTCACCCCGGAAGCGCTGGTCGACGCGATCCGCGCGACCGACAGCGCACACGTGGTGGTGATGGCGAACGGAAAACTCGCGTCGCAGGACCTCGTCACCGTGACGGCGGCCACGCGTTCGACCCTGCGGTCTGTGGTCTTTCTGCCGACATCGTCTATGGTGCAATGTCTTTCGGCGCTCGCGGTACACGATGCGAGCGAGTCGCCGGACGCGGACACATATGCGATGGCCGAGGCTGCGGCCGGTACGCGGTGGGGTTCGTTGGTTCGGGCACGGGCCAAGATCATGACCCTCGCCGGGACATGTGAGGTCGGGGACGTGTTGGGGCTGATCGGCTCCGACGTCCTGGTCATCGCGCCGGACCAGACCGGTGCCGCCACCGCTCTCGTCGATCTGATGATGACCACCGGTGGCGAGATGGTCACGGTGATGGCCGGCTCCCAGGTCGATGATGCGGCCCTCGACGCCGTGGAGCTCCAGATGCGGCGCAGTTACGCGGGTGTCGAACTGGCGGTCTACCGGACCGGACAGTCCGATCAACTCCTGCAGATCGGGGTCGAGTAG
- a CDS encoding DUF3515 domain-containing protein yields the protein MTDDKNTDGAPEDPRPADQQPETVADELESRYGTGPRLSPALIATLVTIPVIVIVGFITFAALRPEEKSPIESYTVAESASPECAKLVAEVPQTFEGFGDKQVNGSTVTWPADGDGEAVTLRCGISRPSELSPTSNLQVIHPVQWFITDTVEGSGQAYVCVDHRPYVAMWIPANAGNGPITDVSAVIERTLPRGPLDFG from the coding sequence GTGACCGACGACAAGAACACCGACGGCGCACCCGAAGATCCGCGGCCGGCCGATCAGCAGCCCGAGACGGTGGCCGATGAGCTCGAATCACGCTATGGAACCGGCCCCCGACTGAGCCCGGCGTTGATCGCGACCCTGGTCACGATCCCGGTCATCGTCATCGTCGGCTTCATCACATTCGCTGCGCTGCGTCCCGAGGAGAAGTCTCCGATCGAGTCGTACACGGTCGCCGAATCGGCTTCTCCCGAGTGCGCGAAGCTCGTCGCCGAGGTGCCGCAGACATTCGAGGGATTCGGCGACAAGCAGGTCAACGGCAGCACTGTCACGTGGCCGGCCGACGGCGACGGTGAGGCCGTCACACTCCGCTGCGGGATCTCCCGACCATCCGAGTTGTCCCCGACGAGCAACCTGCAGGTCATCCACCCGGTGCAATGGTTCATCACCGACACCGTCGAAGGCTCCGGGCAGGCCTACGTGTGCGTCGACCACCGCCCCTACGTGGCGATGTGGATACCGGCCAACGCCGGCAACGGACCGATCACCGACGTGTCCGCGGTGATCGAGCGCACCCTGCCCCGCGGTCCGCTTGATTTCGGTTGA
- a CDS encoding HNH endonuclease family protein, translating to MGDWPLRWWLVLCGFVLSAVMVAVGSVAHHVGSGADPELAGPARIALSALSRVSVLAQRPSRDDYRREMFGTAWSDGVGVTGGGNGCDTRNDVLARDLADTRRAAVASCPRAVVAGEFRSPYTGEFLVFRRDRRAGAVQIDHIVPLAYAWDMGAFAWPPTTRLNFANDPANLVAVDAASNLTKSDQEPGRWMPSNKGFHCRYAIQFVTMVVAYRLLLDRPSQEALRKALQRC from the coding sequence ATGGGCGATTGGCCGCTGCGCTGGTGGCTGGTGCTGTGCGGGTTCGTCCTGAGCGCGGTCATGGTGGCGGTCGGGAGCGTCGCGCATCACGTCGGGTCGGGTGCCGACCCGGAGCTCGCGGGTCCCGCACGGATTGCGCTCAGTGCGCTGTCCCGCGTATCGGTTCTCGCACAACGGCCGTCGCGCGACGATTATCGGCGGGAGATGTTCGGAACCGCGTGGAGTGATGGCGTCGGGGTGACCGGTGGCGGCAACGGATGCGATACGCGCAACGACGTGCTGGCCCGCGATCTGGCCGACACCCGACGGGCCGCGGTGGCGTCGTGCCCGCGCGCGGTGGTCGCCGGCGAGTTCCGCAGTCCCTACACGGGCGAGTTCCTGGTCTTCCGCCGCGACCGCCGTGCCGGCGCCGTCCAGATCGATCACATCGTGCCGTTGGCCTACGCATGGGATATGGGCGCCTTCGCGTGGCCGCCGACCACCCGGCTGAACTTCGCCAACGATCCCGCCAACCTCGTTGCCGTCGATGCGGCATCGAACCTGACCAAATCCGATCAGGAACCGGGGCGGTGGATGCCGTCGAACAAGGGATTCCACTGCCGATATGCCATCCAGTTCGTCACGATGGTGGTGGCCTATCGACTACTACTCGACCGACCTTCGCAAGAGGCTCTGCGTAAAGCGTTGCAGCGCTGTTGA
- the thiL gene encoding thiamine-phosphate kinase yields the protein MTVGTAGDPVDRSRTVGAVGERRLIVELTRAATADDPSTTADAHDIVIGSGDDAAVIDTAGPAVISTDTAVQGRHFRLDWSDARTVGARAVVQSAADIAAMGGRTTGIVVSIACPSDTTVGTVLDLNAGIVAAAHGLGGRVLGGDLVDADQVVLTVTTLGALDGAEPIVVGGARPGDVLAVTGNMLGASAAGLALLIDAERRGDVELLRRHARLVDAHLLPAPDLGQGPIAARAGAHAMTDISDGLVEELITMAAASGTRLAITSDRIPVGDEIRSAAAALDTDLRDWTVAGGEDHELLAAFPPHAVPSGWTRIGEVLEGTGVLVDGRPAGGLRGWQSFGG from the coding sequence GTGACCGTCGGAACCGCCGGGGACCCGGTAGATCGGTCGCGCACCGTCGGCGCCGTGGGGGAGCGCAGACTGATCGTCGAGCTCACCCGTGCCGCGACCGCCGACGATCCGTCGACGACCGCCGACGCGCACGACATCGTCATCGGTTCCGGTGACGACGCCGCCGTGATCGATACCGCCGGTCCGGCAGTGATCAGCACCGACACCGCGGTGCAGGGTCGGCACTTCCGCCTGGACTGGTCCGATGCGCGCACAGTCGGCGCGCGTGCCGTCGTGCAGAGCGCAGCCGACATCGCGGCGATGGGCGGCCGCACCACCGGGATAGTCGTGTCGATCGCGTGTCCGTCGGACACGACCGTCGGCACCGTACTCGATCTCAACGCCGGGATCGTGGCCGCGGCACATGGTCTCGGCGGGCGGGTGCTCGGCGGGGATCTGGTCGACGCCGACCAGGTCGTCCTCACCGTGACGACCCTCGGCGCGCTCGACGGCGCCGAACCTATCGTCGTCGGTGGTGCCCGACCTGGAGACGTCCTGGCGGTGACCGGCAACATGCTCGGGGCCAGCGCGGCGGGCCTGGCGCTGCTCATCGATGCCGAACGTCGTGGCGACGTCGAGTTGCTGCGACGCCATGCGCGATTGGTGGATGCGCACCTCCTGCCCGCGCCCGACCTCGGGCAGGGGCCGATCGCCGCACGGGCGGGCGCACACGCGATGACCGACATCTCCGACGGTCTGGTGGAAGAACTGATCACGATGGCGGCCGCTTCGGGCACACGTCTGGCGATCACCAGTGACCGGATACCCGTGGGAGACGAGATACGTTCGGCCGCAGCCGCGCTCGACACCGATCTGCGTGACTGGACGGTCGCCGGCGGCGAGGATCACGAATTGCTCGCCGCCTTTCCGCCGCACGCGGTGCCGTCGGGCTGGACGCGCATCGGGGAGGTGCTCGAGGGCACCGGTGTGCTGGTCGACGGTCGTCCGGCGGGCGGCCTGCGGGGCTGGCAGTCGTTCGGCGGCTGA
- a CDS encoding Lrp/AsnC ligand binding domain-containing protein — translation MGVVQAYILIQTEVGRAALAAATIAEISGVASSEEVSGPYDVIVRVDAADATHLTENVVPQIQKVDGITRTLTCPVVQTPH, via the coding sequence ATGGGCGTGGTTCAGGCATACATACTGATCCAGACCGAGGTCGGACGGGCCGCGCTTGCCGCGGCGACGATTGCGGAGATCTCCGGTGTCGCCTCGTCGGAAGAGGTCAGCGGACCCTACGACGTCATCGTCCGGGTCGACGCCGCGGACGCCACACATCTCACCGAGAACGTCGTACCGCAGATCCAGAAGGTGGACGGCATCACCCGGACCCTCACGTGCCCGGTGGTCCAGACGCCCCACTGA
- the recG gene encoding ATP-dependent DNA helicase RecG, whose amino-acid sequence MSDALDTILDPKSVARLESISVSTVGELLRYVPRRYVRQGQLSDDDMPVDDEWATVVGRITGSRMIQMRKRHGQFLKVTVTDDNHTYEANFFNARFIQHQLKSGARVMMAGKVKIFQGKVQLSHPEWAVLPDGDPEVDRVVGSAMLSEMYAVEAEVTGGDVELAGLDRPIVPIYPSTKEIQTWHIWGAIRRVLAALETDGTRAATEDALTPEQRAHRGLISTDDALVRIHLPDTEDDIDTARTRLKFDEALAIQTVLAQRRIAGRGESAPACPHVVGGLEDRLLERLPFTLTDGQQAVVGEIAEELGSDSPMSRLLQGEVGSGKTLVSLLAMLRVVDNGHQCAILAPTEVLAAQHYRTMRKMLGDLAEAGELSAAERATKIALLTGSMKTAGKRQTLLDVVTGTAGIVVGTHALLEENVTFFDLGMVVVDEQHRFGVEQRDVLRAKGRDGLMPHFLVMTATPIPRTVAMTVFGDLETSVLTELPRGRQPISTSVVPMGNASWVDRVWARAAEEIGAGRQVYVVCSRIGDDAEDKKSRRSADSEAPKSTSVLDQYAELLAGPLGGFRIEMLHGRLPADEKNAVMDAFGRGEVDLVVSTTVIEVGVDVPNATMMVIVDAERFGVSQLHQLRGRVGRGGHPGLCLLMSAAPQISQAMQRLRAVQESNDGFELARVDLEQRREGDVLGSLQSGGTSSLRFLSLLSDAEVIADAREFADEIVGADLPLADHRPLADLVDAILVPSKVEYLDKS is encoded by the coding sequence ATGTCGGACGCGCTCGACACGATCCTCGATCCGAAGTCGGTCGCCCGGTTGGAGTCGATCTCGGTCTCGACGGTCGGGGAACTGCTTCGCTACGTCCCACGACGATATGTGCGCCAAGGTCAGCTCTCCGACGACGACATGCCGGTCGACGACGAATGGGCAACCGTCGTCGGCCGGATCACCGGCTCCAGGATGATCCAGATGCGCAAGCGCCACGGTCAGTTCCTGAAGGTGACCGTGACCGACGACAACCACACCTACGAGGCGAACTTCTTCAACGCCCGCTTCATCCAGCATCAGCTGAAGTCCGGTGCCCGGGTGATGATGGCGGGCAAGGTCAAGATCTTCCAGGGCAAGGTCCAGCTCTCGCATCCGGAGTGGGCGGTGCTGCCCGACGGCGATCCCGAGGTCGACCGGGTCGTCGGGTCGGCGATGCTCTCGGAGATGTATGCGGTCGAGGCGGAGGTCACCGGTGGTGACGTCGAACTCGCGGGCCTGGATCGACCGATCGTGCCGATCTACCCGTCCACCAAGGAGATCCAGACCTGGCACATCTGGGGAGCCATCCGTCGCGTGCTGGCGGCGTTGGAGACCGACGGCACGCGCGCGGCGACGGAGGATGCACTCACGCCCGAGCAGCGTGCGCACCGAGGATTGATCAGCACGGACGACGCACTGGTGCGCATCCATCTGCCCGACACCGAGGACGACATCGACACGGCCCGCACCCGGTTGAAGTTCGACGAGGCGCTGGCCATCCAGACGGTGCTGGCCCAGCGGCGTATCGCGGGACGTGGCGAGAGCGCGCCCGCCTGCCCTCATGTGGTGGGTGGACTCGAAGATCGCCTACTCGAGCGTCTTCCGTTCACCCTGACCGACGGACAGCAGGCGGTGGTCGGCGAGATCGCCGAGGAGCTCGGCAGCGACAGCCCGATGAGCAGGCTGCTCCAGGGTGAGGTCGGGTCCGGAAAGACGTTGGTCTCGTTGCTGGCCATGTTGCGGGTGGTCGACAACGGCCACCAATGCGCCATCCTGGCGCCCACCGAGGTGCTGGCCGCGCAGCACTATCGCACCATGCGGAAGATGTTGGGGGATCTGGCCGAGGCCGGTGAGTTGTCGGCCGCCGAGAGGGCGACCAAGATCGCGTTGCTGACCGGCTCGATGAAGACGGCCGGCAAGCGGCAGACCCTGCTGGACGTGGTGACCGGAACCGCTGGGATCGTCGTCGGGACCCATGCGCTCCTCGAGGAGAACGTGACGTTCTTCGATCTCGGCATGGTGGTGGTCGACGAGCAGCACCGGTTCGGCGTCGAGCAGCGAGATGTTCTGCGCGCCAAGGGGAGAGACGGACTCATGCCGCACTTCCTGGTGATGACCGCGACGCCGATCCCCCGGACCGTCGCGATGACGGTGTTCGGTGATCTGGAGACCTCGGTGCTCACCGAACTTCCGCGCGGACGGCAGCCGATCAGCACGTCGGTGGTTCCGATGGGCAATGCGTCATGGGTCGACCGGGTGTGGGCTCGTGCCGCCGAGGAGATCGGCGCCGGCCGGCAGGTCTATGTGGTGTGCTCACGCATCGGTGACGATGCCGAGGACAAGAAGTCACGCCGCTCCGCCGACTCGGAAGCACCCAAGAGCACGTCGGTTCTCGACCAGTACGCCGAACTGCTCGCCGGCCCGCTGGGCGGATTCCGGATCGAGATGCTGCACGGCCGACTTCCGGCCGACGAGAAGAACGCCGTGATGGATGCGTTCGGTCGCGGTGAGGTCGACCTCGTGGTCTCGACGACGGTGATCGAGGTCGGCGTCGACGTCCCCAACGCCACCATGATGGTCATCGTCGATGCCGAACGGTTCGGCGTCAGCCAACTCCATCAGCTGCGCGGGCGCGTGGGTCGAGGCGGCCATCCCGGACTGTGTCTGCTGATGTCCGCGGCGCCACAGATCTCCCAGGCGATGCAGCGGCTACGAGCGGTGCAGGAGTCCAACGACGGATTCGAGCTCGCCCGGGTCGATCTGGAGCAGCGACGCGAGGGCGACGTCCTCGGGTCCCTGCAGTCCGGTGGGACGTCGTCGCTGCGTTTCCTGTCCTTGCTCTCCGATGCCGAGGTCATCGCCGACGCACGGGAGTTCGCCGACGAGATCGTGGGCGCAGATCTGCCGTTGGCCGACCATCGTCCCCTCGCCGATCTCGTCGACGCCATCCTGGTGCCGAGCAAGGTCGAATATCTGGACAAGTCCTGA
- a CDS encoding gamma carbonic anhydrase family protein → MAIYALGDREPTIGDDVYIHPDAVVIGDVTLGDGVSVWPSAVLRGDSGTISIGRRTNIQDGTIIHCTPIDATVIGAECVVGHNAHIEGATIGDHCLIASGSVVLNGSTIGAGAVVGAGAVVPFKFTVPERSMALGVPAKIREGFEVPEGHVDLNVEMYFQNGKYFRDALRRIG, encoded by the coding sequence ATGGCTATCTATGCGCTCGGCGACCGCGAACCCACGATCGGTGACGACGTCTACATTCATCCGGATGCCGTCGTCATCGGCGACGTGACACTCGGCGACGGCGTCTCGGTGTGGCCGAGCGCCGTGCTCCGGGGTGATTCGGGGACCATCTCCATCGGCCGGCGGACGAACATCCAGGACGGCACGATCATCCACTGCACCCCGATCGATGCCACGGTGATCGGCGCGGAGTGCGTCGTCGGACACAATGCGCACATCGAGGGCGCCACGATCGGGGACCACTGCCTGATCGCGTCGGGCTCGGTGGTCCTCAACGGTTCCACGATCGGCGCCGGGGCCGTGGTCGGCGCCGGCGCGGTGGTCCCCTTCAAGTTCACCGTGCCGGAGCGCTCCATGGCGCTGGGTGTGCCCGCGAAGATCCGGGAGGGCTTCGAGGTCCCGGAGGGACATGTCGACCTCAACGTCGAGATGTATTTCCAGAACGGCAAGTACTTCCGCGACGCCCTGCGGAGGATCGGATGA
- the rpmB gene encoding 50S ribosomal protein L28 yields MAAVCDICGKGPGFGKSVSHSHRRTNRRWNPNIQSVRVEVAPGNRKRKNVCTSCLKAGKTARV; encoded by the coding sequence ATGGCTGCCGTCTGCGATATCTGCGGCAAGGGACCGGGCTTCGGCAAGTCGGTTTCGCACTCGCACCGGCGCACGAACCGCCGGTGGAACCCGAACATTCAGTCGGTGCGCGTCGAGGTCGCACCCGGGAACCGCAAGCGCAAGAACGTGTGCACCTCCTGCCTGAAGGCCGGCAAGACCGCACGCGTCTGA
- a CDS encoding uracil-DNA glycosylase: protein MTAPKPLSELIDPGWAAALAPVEPVISTMGRFLREENAAGRGYLPAGTNVLRAFTQPFDDVRVLIVGQDPYPTPGHAVGLSFSVAPDVSPVPRSLGNIYREYCEDLGYPMPGNGDLTPWAKSGVLLLNRVLTVMPGEPASHRGKGWEQVTECAIKALVARPAEPLVAILWGRDAGSLKQWLPDVPVIESAHPSPLSASRGFFGSRPFSRANEALEELGADPVDWRLPS, encoded by the coding sequence ATGACCGCACCGAAACCCTTGTCGGAGTTGATCGATCCGGGCTGGGCTGCCGCGCTGGCACCGGTCGAGCCGGTGATCTCCACGATGGGCCGGTTCCTGCGCGAGGAGAACGCGGCGGGCCGCGGTTACCTGCCTGCGGGTACGAATGTCCTGCGGGCGTTCACCCAGCCGTTCGACGACGTCCGGGTGCTGATCGTCGGCCAGGATCCTTATCCGACCCCGGGACATGCGGTTGGCCTGAGTTTCTCGGTGGCCCCGGATGTCTCACCCGTGCCGCGTTCGTTGGGCAACATCTATCGCGAGTACTGCGAGGATCTCGGCTATCCGATGCCCGGCAACGGCGATCTCACCCCATGGGCGAAATCGGGTGTGCTGCTCCTGAATCGCGTTCTCACGGTGATGCCGGGTGAACCGGCGTCGCATCGCGGGAAGGGCTGGGAGCAGGTGACCGAATGCGCGATCAAAGCCCTCGTTGCGCGGCCCGCCGAGCCCCTCGTCGCGATCCTCTGGGGCCGTGACGCGGGCAGCCTCAAGCAATGGCTGCCCGACGTCCCGGTGATCGAGTCGGCGCACCCGTCGCCGCTGTCCGCCAGCCGTGGGTTCTTCGGCTCCCGCCCGTTCAGTCGTGCCAATGAGGCTCTCGAGGAGCTGGGCGCCGACCCCGTGGACTGGCGACTCCCGTCCTGA